Below is a genomic region from Microbacterium sp. KUDC0406.
AGTGACGAAGTGCTTGACGATGTCGGTCGCCTCGACCAGAGGCTCGGTGGTGGTGCTCATGCCGTCACCCCGGCGGCGGCCAGGCGCCGCACCTCGTCGGAGATCACCGGCAGCCGGTCCAGGCGCTGCCCCGGCAGGGGGCGCGCCTTCAGCAGCGCGTCGGTGTACGGATGTCGGGGGCTCTCGAAGAGCCCGAACACGTCGCCGCGCTCGACGATGTGCCCGCCGTACATGACCAGCACCGTGTCGGCGACCTCGGCGACCACGCCCAGGTCGTGCGTGATGAACAGCATCGCCATCCCGGTCTCGTCGCGCAGATCGAGCAGCAGATCGAGGATCTGCGCCTGAATCGTGACGTCGAGGGCCGTGGTCGGCTCGTCGGCGATGAGCAGCCGCGGCCGGCAGCACAGCGCGACGGCGATCATCGCGCGCTGCAGCATCCCGCCCGACATCTCGTGCGGGTAGGACCGCATGATCCGCTCCGGATTCGGCAGGCCGACGCGGCTCAGCCAGTCCACGGACTGGTCGTGCGCGTCGCCGACGCTCACGCTCTCGTGCGCCCTGATCGTCTCGATCAGCTGCTTGCCGATCGTGAAGACGGGGTTGAGGGAGCGCATCGGCTCCTGGAAGATCATGCCGACCTCGCCGCCACGCAGCTTCTGCAGGGCGGTGCCCTTCATCTTCCGCACGTCGTCGCCGTCGAACAGCACCCGGCCGGAGAAGATCTCACCAGGCTCGTCGACGAGGTTCAGCAGCGAGAGTGCTGTGATGCTCTTGCCCGATCCCGATTCGCCGACGATGCTGACGACCTCGCCGGCGTGCACCTCGAAGCCCAC
It encodes:
- a CDS encoding ABC transporter ATP-binding protein; this encodes MADLLVQVEDLSVRFPTENGPRTVVDGVGFEVHAGEVVSIVGESGSGKSITALSLLNLVDEPGEIFSGRVLFDGDDVRKMKGTALQKLRGGEVGMIFQEPMRSLNPVFTIGKQLIETIRAHESVSVGDAHDQSVDWLSRVGLPNPERIMRSYPHEMSGGMLQRAMIAVALCCRPRLLIADEPTTALDVTIQAQILDLLLDLRDETGMAMLFITHDLGVVAEVADTVLVMYGGHIVERGDVFGLFESPRHPYTDALLKARPLPGQRLDRLPVISDEVRRLAAAGVTA